In Syngnathus acus chromosome 5, fSynAcu1.2, whole genome shotgun sequence, a genomic segment contains:
- the mcm2 gene encoding DNA replication licensing factor MCM2, whose product MADSSESQHMAADSPEPLSRRGDLTSSPGRDLPPFEDESEGLLGDVALPTDEEEEAGDGEELIGDGMERDYRAIPALDRYEAEGLDLDEEDLVELSPGARAAAEEAMRRRDRERGLSGRLRRGLLYDSEDEEDERPVARRRRLAERAAEGAPDGEEEEMIESIENLEDMKGHTVREWVSMAAPRLEIYNRFKSFLRTHVDESGRNVFKEKISDMCKENKESLAVNYEDLAAREHVLAYFLPEAPTEMLKVFDEAAKEVVLAMYPKYERIAQQIHVRICNLPLVEEIRSLRQLHLNQLIRTSGVVSSCTGVLPQLALVRYNCNKCNFVLGPFFQSQNQEVKPGSCPECQSQGPFEINMEETVYQNYQRITIQESPGKVAAGRLPRSKDAILLADLVDSCKPGDEIELTGVYHNNYDGSLNMANGFPVFATIILANHVARRDEGVAVAELTDEDVKAIVALSKDECVGERIFASIAPSIYGHEGIKRALAVAAFGGEPKNPGGKHKVRGDINVLLCGDPGTAKSQFLKYVEKVASRAVFTTGQGASAVGLTAYVQRHPVSREWTLEAGALVLADRGVCLIDEFDKMNDADRTSIHEAMEQQSISISKAGIVTSLQARCTVIAASNPIGGRYDPSLTFAENVDLSEPIVSRFDVLCVVRDTVDPVQDEMLARFVVGSHVKHHPGNKEAASEGVILPNSSNVAPIPQELLRKYIIYAKDRVHPKLNQMDQDKVARIYSDLRKESMATGSIPITVRHIESMIRMAEAHAKMHLRDYVIEDDVNMAVRIMLESFIDTQKFSVMRSMRKTFSRYLAYRKDNNELLIFILKQLAAERVSYQRSRYGAHDDAVEIPEKDLHDKARQINIHSLSSFYESEPFRANRFVYDGKMKLIVQQF is encoded by the exons ATGGCT GATTCATCCGAGTCGCAGCACATGGCTGCGGACAGCCCTGAGCCCCTTTCCAGGCGGGGAGACCTGACCTCCAGCCCTGGCAGAGACTTGCCCCCCTTTGAGGATGAGTCCGAGGGCCTGCTCGGGGACGTCGCCCTGCCCAcagacgaggaagaggaggccggCGATGGCGAGGAGCTGATCGGAGACGGCATGGAGCG GGACTACCGGGCCATCCCGGCGCTGGATCGCTACGAGGCAGAGGGTCTGGACCTGGATGAGGAGGACCTGGTCGAACTGTCCCCGGGAGCCCGGGCGGCTGCTGAGGAGGCCATGAGGAGGCGCGATCGCGAGCGTGGCCTCAGCGGGCGCCTCAGGAGAGGCCTGCTTTATG ACAGcgaagacgaggaggacgagCGTCCGGTAGCGCGGCGGCGGAGGCTGGCCGAGCGGGCGGCCGAGGGCGCGCCCGacggcgaggaggaggaaatgaTCGAAAGCATCGAAAACCTGGAGGACATGAAG GGTCACACGGTGAGAGAGTGGGTGTCCATGGCCGCCCCCCGCCTGGAGATCTACAACCGTTTCAAGAGCTTTCTGCGCACGCACGTGGACGAGAGCGGCCGCAACGTCTTCAAGGAGAAGATCAGCGACATGTGCAAAG AGAACAAAGAGAGTTTGGCGGTGAATTACGAGGACCTGGCGGCCAGGGAGCACGTACTGGCTTACTTCCTGCCTGAAGCCCCCACCGAGATGTTGAAG GTGTTTGACGAGGCAGCCAAAGAGGTGGTGCTGGCCATGTACCCCAAATACGAGCGCATCGCCCAGCAGATCCACGTGCGCATCTGCAACCTGCCGCTGGTGGAGGAGATTCGCTCCCTCAG GCAGCTCCACCTGAACCAGCTGATCCGGACCAGTGGGGTGGTGAGCAGCTGCACCGGCGTGCTGCCGCAGCTGGCCCTGGTTCGCTACAACTGCAACAAGTGCAACTTTGTACTGGGACCCTTTTTCCAATCCCAGAACCAGGAGGTCAAACCGGGCTCGTGTCCCGAGTGCCAGTCGCAAGGACCCTTTGAGATTAACATGGAGGAG ACTGTGTACCAGAACTATCAGAGGATCACCATCCAGGAAAGTCCTGGCAAGGTGGCCGCCGGCCGTCTGCCGCGCTCCAAAGACGCCATCCTGTTGGCCGACCTGGTGGACAGCTGCAAGCCGGGAGAtgagatt GAGCTGACGGGCGTCTACCACAACAACTACGATGGCTCTCTGAACATGGCCAATGGCTTCCCGGTCTTCGCCACCATCATCCTGGCCAACCACGTAGCGCGCCGGGACGAGGGCGTGGCCGTGGCAGAGCTGACGGACGAGGACGTCAAGGCCATCGTGGCTCTGTCCAAGGACGAGTGCGTTGGAGAAAgg ATCTTCGCCAGCATCGCGCCGTCTATCTACGGCCACGAGGGCATCAAAAGAGCGCTTGCTGTGGCCGCGTTCGGAGGCGAGCCCAAGAATCCTG GCGGCAAGCACAAGGTGCGAGGCGACATCAACGTGCTTCTGTGCGGAGACCCCGGGACAGCCAAGTCGCAGTTCCTCAA GTATGTGGAGAAGGTGGCCAGCAGGGCCGTGTTCACCACAGGCCAGGGTGCGTCTGCCGTGGGCCTGACCGCCTACGTGCAAAGGCACCCCGTCAGCCGCGAGTGGACGCTGGAGGCCGGGGCGCTCGTGCTGGCCGACCGCGGTGTCTGCCTCATAGACGAGTTTGACAAG ATGAACGATGCAGACCGCACCAGCATCCACGAGGCCATGGAGCAGCAAAGCATCTCTATCTCCAAGGCGGGCATCGTCACCTCGCTGCAGGCCCGATGCACCGTCATCGCTGCTTCCAACCCCATCG GCGGCAGGTATGACCCCTCACTGACCTTTGCCGAGAACGTGGACCTGAGCGAGCCCATTGTGTCACGTTTTGATGTGCTGTGCGTGGTCCGGGACACAGTGGACCCTGTGCAG GACGAGATGCTGGCTCGCTTTGTGGTGGGTTCCCACGTCAAGCACCACCCCGGCAACAAGGAAGCAGCCTCGGAAGGGGTGATCCTGCCCAACTCGTCCAACGTGGCGCCAATCCCTCAGGAGCTGCTCAGGAAGTACATCATCTACGCCAAGGACAGG GTTCATCCCAAACTCAACCAGATGGACCAGGACAAGGTGGCGCGCATCTACAGTGACCTGCGCAAGGAGTCTATG GCAACGGGCAGCATCCCAATCACGGTGCGCCACATCGAGTCGATGATCCGCATGGCGGAGGCGCACGCAAAGATGCATCTGCGCGACTACGTGATAGAGGACGACGTCAACATGGCTGTCCGCATCATGCTCGAGAGCTTCATCGACACGCAGAAGTTTAGCGTCATGCGCAGCATGCGCAAG ACCTTCTCCCGCTACCTGGCATATCGCAAGGACAACAACGAGCTGCTGATCTTCATCCTCAAGCAGCTGGCGGCGGAGCGCGTTTCCTACCAGAGGAGTCGCTACGGAGCCCACGATGATGCTGTGGAGATACCCGAGAAGGACCTGCATGACAAG GCTCGTCAGATCAACATCCACAGCCTGTCATCATTCTATGAAAGCGAGCCCTTCCGCGCCAACAGGTTTGTGTACGATGGCAAGATGAAGCTCATTGTGCAGCAGTTCTGA